A genomic window from Paenibacillus sp. FSL K6-0276 includes:
- a CDS encoding GNAT family N-acetyltransferase, which produces MEIRAYQESDISQLISLFYETVYSVNKLHYTQEQLDAWAPKEEEALKLKSWKASLRQNITYVAETNGYVVGFSDMTVEGHLDRLYVHKDFQGQGVASALVNKLEQEARILGLNEMNTEASITAKPFFERHGYELVAQQSVERKGVQLVNYRMSKKLI; this is translated from the coding sequence ATGGAAATTAGGGCTTATCAAGAATCGGATATTAGTCAGCTTATCTCTTTGTTCTATGAGACGGTTTATTCTGTAAATAAACTACACTACACACAGGAACAACTGGATGCTTGGGCACCTAAAGAGGAAGAAGCGCTCAAGCTTAAAAGTTGGAAAGCTTCTTTACGACAAAATATCACTTATGTAGCCGAAACTAACGGTTACGTAGTTGGCTTTTCGGATATGACGGTGGAAGGACACTTGGATCGCCTTTATGTCCACAAAGATTTCCAAGGGCAAGGCGTAGCTTCTGCATTAGTGAACAAGCTTGAGCAGGAGGCGAGAATACTGGGTCTTAATGAAATGAATACGGAAGCAAGTATTACAGCGAAACCCTTTTTCGAACGACATGGTTACGAGCTTGTTGCACAACAAAGTGTTGAACGAAAAGGGGTTCAGTTAGTTAATTATCGGATGAGTAAAAAGCTAATTTAA